In Littorina saxatilis isolate snail1 unplaced genomic scaffold, US_GU_Lsax_2.0 scaffold_1389, whole genome shotgun sequence, the sequence AGCGCCAATGGCAATGACAATGATAAGAATGACAGCGATAACAATTCCAGCAATCACACCGCCGTTCACAGACGACCCACCATCGTCGTCATCAGTAGAActttctgtggcaccggaagcGCTGCTTTCGCTGGAGGCACCAGGTAACACACCCTGTGACACACTGCTCTTTGTCACATCTCCAGAAACTGTGGTTTGTCCAGAGCCGGCTGAGGAGTTGGATGCTGTTTGATCTGGGTTCGTGTTATCTGTCGTTGTCGTTGGATCGACACATGGAAGGCTGTCTGTAGGATCGGTTGGTAGTGTCGCTACTGTTGGTGTACTATCGCAGGAGGATTTGAAGTATTTCACGGAATCCACGAACACAGAGTCTTCTGCGTAATCATCCCTGTATCGCTGGCTACTGATCACAACCACAAACTCTGTCGTGGTGTTAAACGACACTTTGGCTTGTTCCCACTGGCCAGAAATTGAGTGATGATCCGTGTTCCAAACTTTTACTGCCGTGTTGATGTTTTCCCCAATAAGCACGTCTAGGTCTATGATAAAGTTTCTAGTGAAACGATACCAAAAGGTCAAGCAGTAATCAGCTCCCCCCGTGGAACACGCCTTTCTGCTGGTCAAGCGTCCAGTCTGTTGCTGTTCTTTGAGAGCGAGGAACCAGCCGCTGGAATTTCGAGACACCCATCCCGTCTCGTTGATCCAGTTGCATGTATCTCCACAGGTAAAGTTGCAGTTGTCTGG encodes:
- the LOC138956433 gene encoding uncharacterized protein (The sequence of the model RefSeq protein was modified relative to this genomic sequence to represent the inferred CDS: added 92 bases not found in genome assembly), with the translated sequence MWKEVATAFALGLLVPPRPSAAQSGCLDDAAPDNCNFTCGDTCNWINETGWVSRNSSGWFLALKEQQQTGRLTSRKACSTGGADYCLTFWYRFTRNFIIDLDVLIGENINTAVKVWNTDHHSISGQWEQAKVSFNTTTEFVVVISSQRYRDDYAEDSVFVDSVKYFKSSCDSTPTVATLPTDPTDSLPCVDPTTTTDNTNPDQTASNSSAGSGQTTVSGDVTKSSVSQGVLPGASSESSASGATESSTDDDDGGSSVNGGVIAGIVIAVILIIVIAIGAVIFAFRKQLRS